Proteins encoded by one window of uncultured Draconibacterium sp.:
- a CDS encoding APC family permease, with amino-acid sequence MAKQGDSTKQLKKTLGFWDLMSTAIGQIIGAGIMTLLGAAIALTGRSVPIAFIISAVLVVGFSIPKILICGAVCVRGGEYTMIAMLAGKRMAGIYTVVNALSNLSLAMFSLSFASYFISLFHFGDEKIIALILNTVFFIVNIIGVDVMAKFQNIIVILLCVALGVFAAFGVSHIQPDYLTSGFMTNGIGGLFQAGGLLTFAVGGGTVIANLSAEAKNPIRDIPLVMIVSTLAVALVYGAIGVVAAGVLPVEQVAGINLATVAENILSRPLYVFFIVCGAMFALISTLNAQFAWATKPILQGCDDGWLPQKLAYLHPKYKTPVVLLAILYVLAVVCIISGLSISILGNLCLILTTFAVAIICAFIWKLPQISPAGWEKSKFKSSKPMLTFILIFSTACAVFNIWLNVMQLSTTLIIGNVVLLIIAVIFAEMRLKHVDLSPSYEEIVD; translated from the coding sequence ATGGCAAAACAAGGAGATTCTACAAAACAGTTAAAAAAGACATTGGGTTTTTGGGATTTGATGAGTACAGCAATTGGTCAGATTATTGGTGCAGGTATAATGACCTTGTTAGGAGCGGCAATTGCATTAACCGGTCGTTCGGTTCCAATTGCATTTATCATTTCGGCAGTTTTGGTTGTAGGATTCTCTATTCCCAAAATTTTAATTTGCGGGGCAGTATGCGTACGCGGTGGCGAATATACCATGATTGCCATGTTAGCCGGCAAGCGTATGGCTGGCATTTATACAGTTGTTAATGCACTAAGCAACCTGTCTCTGGCCATGTTTTCGCTTTCGTTTGCCAGTTACTTTATTTCATTATTTCATTTTGGTGACGAGAAAATAATAGCGTTAATTCTAAATACTGTGTTTTTTATTGTCAACATTATTGGTGTGGATGTAATGGCAAAATTCCAAAATATTATCGTAATTCTTTTATGTGTAGCACTAGGTGTATTTGCTGCTTTTGGTGTTAGTCATATCCAACCCGACTATCTTACATCGGGATTCATGACTAATGGTATTGGTGGATTATTTCAGGCAGGTGGGTTACTTACATTTGCCGTTGGTGGTGGTACTGTTATTGCGAACCTATCAGCCGAAGCAAAAAATCCAATCCGGGATATTCCTCTTGTAATGATTGTCTCAACACTTGCAGTAGCCTTGGTATATGGTGCAATTGGTGTCGTAGCTGCCGGTGTTCTTCCTGTTGAACAGGTTGCCGGAATAAATCTGGCTACAGTAGCAGAGAATATTTTGTCTCGTCCATTGTATGTATTCTTTATAGTTTGTGGTGCAATGTTTGCGCTAATTTCTACCTTAAATGCACAGTTTGCATGGGCAACAAAACCAATTTTACAAGGTTGCGACGATGGATGGTTACCACAAAAACTTGCTTATTTACATCCAAAATATAAAACTCCGGTTGTTTTACTGGCCATTTTATACGTACTGGCAGTTGTTTGTATTATTTCAGGTTTATCAATAAGTATATTGGGTAACCTTTGTTTAATTCTGACAACTTTCGCAGTAGCAATTATTTGTGCTTTTATCTGGAAATTACCACAGATTAGCCCGGCCGGATGGGAAAAATCAAAATTTAAAAGCAGTAAACCGATGTTGACATTTATTCTGATTTTTTCTACAGCTTGTGCTGTATTTAATATTTGGTTAAATGTGATGCAGCTTTCTACGACATTAATTATTGGAAATGTTGTATTGCTGATAATCGCTGTAATTTTCGCAGAAATGCGTTTGAAGCATGTTGATCTTAGCCCAAGCTACGAAGAGATTGTAGATTAA
- a CDS encoding MalY/PatB family protein, whose translation MKYDFETLISRKNTGSGKWDGMYKENPDVPDGVVPFSVADMEFKNPPQVAEGISEHLKNSILGYTFATDAYYNAVIGWMKRRHQWDIKKDWIVEYPGVVPALFHLVKLFTEPDEGVILFTPVYYPFYNAVRNGGRTLVETQLKLTEDRYEIDFEDFEEKAKNSKNTLCILSNPHNPVGRVWTEDELARIGKICLDNNVLVISDEIHQDLIMPGYKHKVYATISEEMAQNCVVCTAPSKTFNLAGLMTSNLIIPNPELKEKVYEYRESQAVYFCNIAGYKGCEIAYNDCEDWLEELLTVLEDNRKLLETFITEKFPQIKVIPLEGTYLQWLDCRGLGLHYKELNKFMTEEAFLFTDEGYIFGEPGEGFERINLACPTWVLQEALDRMEKAWKKRVEVLQLT comes from the coding sequence ATGAAATATGATTTTGAGACCCTGATATCAAGAAAAAATACGGGTTCAGGTAAGTGGGACGGAATGTATAAGGAAAATCCTGATGTTCCGGATGGAGTTGTTCCGTTTTCGGTAGCAGATATGGAATTTAAAAATCCGCCACAGGTGGCCGAGGGAATTTCAGAACATTTAAAGAACTCAATTTTAGGTTACACATTCGCAACAGATGCCTATTATAACGCGGTAATCGGATGGATGAAACGTCGTCATCAATGGGATATTAAAAAGGATTGGATTGTTGAGTACCCCGGCGTTGTTCCCGCATTATTTCACCTGGTAAAATTATTTACAGAACCGGATGAAGGTGTTATTTTATTCACTCCGGTTTATTATCCCTTCTATAATGCTGTTCGAAATGGTGGAAGAACGCTGGTTGAAACACAGCTAAAATTAACCGAAGATCGTTATGAAATCGATTTTGAGGATTTTGAAGAAAAAGCAAAGAATTCAAAGAACACTCTTTGTATACTAAGCAATCCCCATAATCCGGTAGGTCGTGTATGGACAGAAGACGAACTGGCTCGTATCGGTAAAATTTGTCTCGACAATAATGTGTTGGTAATTTCTGATGAGATTCATCAGGATTTGATAATGCCCGGATATAAACACAAGGTTTATGCAACAATATCAGAGGAAATGGCACAAAATTGTGTTGTTTGTACTGCACCAAGTAAAACATTCAATCTGGCAGGATTAATGACTTCGAACTTAATTATACCTAATCCTGAACTAAAAGAGAAGGTATATGAATATCGCGAAAGTCAGGCCGTTTATTTCTGCAATATAGCCGGTTACAAAGGTTGCGAAATTGCCTACAATGATTGTGAGGACTGGCTGGAAGAACTTTTAACGGTATTGGAAGATAACCGTAAACTATTGGAGACTTTTATAACTGAAAAGTTTCCACAAATAAAAGTTATTCCATTGGAAGGCACTTATCTTCAATGGTTGGATTGCCGTGGTTTAGGACTTCATTATAAAGAGTTAAATAAATTCATGACAGAGGAAGCTTTTCTGTTTACTGATGAAGGATATATTTTCGGAGAGCCGGGAGAAGGTTTTGAACGTATCAATCTGGCTTGTCCAACCTGGGTTCTTCAGGAGGCACTTGACCGTATGGAGAAAGCGTGGAAAAAAAGAGTGGAAGTGCTGCAGTTGACCTGA
- a CDS encoding L-serine ammonia-lyase, iron-sulfur-dependent, subunit alpha encodes MKKEETEVILQLMKREVVPAIGCTEPVAVALAVSKAREVLGEKVVRTELYLSSNILKNSMGVGIPGTGMIGLPIAIALGIVIGRSEYGLEVLKDLDDDKLEEAKQVVEEKQIVVHLKENAPDKLYIEACCFGNKAHSKAIICGTHTNIAYVESNDVVILDKLSGNKITKEDTDQVDLNFNKIYEFATETPLEELEFLQQAAVLNKLAADESANGTFGHSVARVIQSSSYQNIMGDSVYNKLVAVTAAACDVRMAGAMIPVMSNSGSGNQGITATLPVVVFAEEMKKTKEQMIRALALSHLMVIYIKRGLGRLSGLCGVTVAGIGASCGITYLMGGNRDQVAYSVKNMIGNIAGVICDGAKPSCALKVSNAASSATFSAMMAMDNKVVSSLEGIADNDVDKTIRNLTDIGSEGMSQTDKMVLDIMTKK; translated from the coding sequence ATGAAGAAGGAAGAGACAGAAGTTATTCTTCAGCTCATGAAGCGGGAAGTGGTACCGGCTATTGGATGTACTGAACCCGTTGCTGTAGCATTGGCGGTATCAAAGGCGCGGGAAGTTTTGGGCGAAAAAGTTGTTCGAACCGAGTTGTATTTGAGCAGTAACATTCTCAAAAATTCAATGGGAGTTGGGATTCCCGGTACAGGAATGATCGGGCTTCCCATTGCTATTGCTTTAGGCATCGTGATTGGCCGATCGGAATACGGACTGGAGGTGTTGAAGGATCTTGACGACGATAAACTGGAAGAAGCCAAACAAGTAGTTGAAGAGAAGCAAATAGTTGTGCACCTGAAGGAAAATGCACCTGATAAACTGTATATCGAAGCCTGTTGTTTTGGCAACAAAGCGCATTCAAAAGCAATAATCTGTGGAACGCACACAAATATTGCTTATGTGGAGTCGAACGATGTAGTGATACTTGATAAACTATCGGGCAATAAAATAACAAAAGAGGATACCGATCAGGTGGATCTCAATTTTAATAAAATTTACGAATTTGCTACAGAAACACCGCTGGAAGAGTTGGAGTTTTTGCAGCAGGCTGCCGTTCTGAATAAATTGGCAGCTGATGAATCTGCTAACGGAACATTTGGTCACTCTGTGGCTCGCGTAATTCAGAGTAGTTCGTATCAGAATATTATGGGCGACAGTGTTTATAATAAGCTTGTTGCAGTTACTGCTGCCGCTTGCGATGTTCGGATGGCCGGGGCAATGATTCCGGTGATGAGCAATTCCGGAAGTGGAAACCAGGGAATTACGGCAACCTTGCCCGTGGTTGTTTTTGCCGAAGAAATGAAAAAAACAAAAGAACAGATGATTCGTGCACTGGCGTTGAGTCACCTGATGGTAATATACATCAAGCGTGGATTGGGTCGCCTGTCAGGATTGTGTGGCGTAACAGTTGCCGGAATTGGGGCATCGTGTGGAATTACCTACTTAATGGGAGGCAATCGCGATCAGGTAGCTTACTCGGTAAAAAATATGATCGGAAATATTGCCGGGGTAATTTGCGACGGAGCAAAACCAAGTTGTGCGCTTAAAGTTTCGAATGCTGCATCGTCAGCCACCTTTTCGGCAATGATGGCTATGGACAATAAAGTGGTTTCGTCGCTGGAAGGAATTGCCGACAACGATGTGGACAAAACCATTCGGAACCTTACAGATATTGGATCGGAAGGAATGAGCCAAACCGATAAGATGGTACTTGATATTATGACTAAGAAATAA
- the ggt gene encoding gamma-glutamyltransferase, protein MFNKNWQKLIIGIAFAILLAACNSESGSKAMLISGRGIVAENGMVTSAHPLASEVGAQILAEGGNAYDAAIAVHFALAVVYPGAGNIGGGGFAVYRKADGEYGSLDFREKAPKSATETMYQDDKGDVIPRLSSFGSLAVGVPGSVDGMMQLYEKLGSLPFKKLVQPAIDLAENGFPLTEKEARKYNRSQESILLANDSTTYYYNGGKWKTGDMVVLPELAEALKLIRDNGRDGFYTGETAKNLVEEMAKTGGIISQEDLDDYHSVWRTPVEGTFRDYKVISMPPPSSGGVALLQLLKGSEAYNFGEFGHNSAKSIHLMTELERRVYADRATYLGDPDFYDVPVKMSLDRNYLKGRFADIRMDAKTDSHDIKEGEVEVIESTETTHFSIVDKDHNAIAITTTLNGIFGSKVYVEKSGFFLNNEMDDFSAKTGVPNQFGLVGGEANAIAPEKRMLSSMTPTILEKDGELFMVVGTPGGSTIITSVYQAVMNVTEFGMDIQEAINAKKTHHQWLPDLILYENKGLDSTVIQQLEQLGHTMQERGTLGQLNAVTVLSDGSLQGGSDPRADNTAVGVN, encoded by the coding sequence ATGTTTAATAAGAACTGGCAAAAACTGATTATTGGCATTGCCTTCGCAATTTTGCTTGCGGCCTGCAACTCTGAATCAGGATCTAAAGCGATGCTTATCTCCGGAAGGGGAATTGTTGCCGAAAATGGTATGGTAACTTCGGCTCATCCTTTAGCCTCTGAAGTTGGGGCGCAAATTCTGGCAGAGGGTGGAAATGCCTACGATGCAGCTATAGCGGTGCATTTTGCACTGGCAGTAGTTTATCCGGGTGCCGGGAATATCGGCGGCGGTGGTTTTGCGGTTTATCGAAAAGCAGATGGAGAATACGGCAGTCTCGATTTTCGGGAAAAAGCACCAAAGTCGGCAACCGAAACGATGTACCAGGATGACAAGGGTGATGTAATTCCACGGCTCTCCTCATTTGGCTCATTAGCAGTTGGAGTACCGGGATCGGTTGACGGGATGATGCAGCTGTACGAAAAATTGGGTTCCCTGCCTTTCAAAAAGCTGGTTCAGCCGGCTATCGATCTGGCAGAAAATGGTTTCCCTTTAACAGAAAAAGAGGCTCGAAAATATAACCGTAGTCAGGAATCTATTTTGCTGGCCAACGACAGTACAACATATTATTACAACGGTGGAAAATGGAAAACCGGTGATATGGTTGTTCTTCCGGAGTTGGCTGAAGCATTAAAATTAATTCGTGATAACGGTCGAGATGGATTTTACACCGGAGAAACTGCAAAGAATTTAGTTGAGGAAATGGCCAAAACGGGCGGAATTATTTCGCAGGAAGACCTGGACGATTATCATTCGGTTTGGAGAACGCCTGTGGAAGGAACATTCCGTGATTATAAAGTAATCTCAATGCCGCCACCATCAAGCGGAGGAGTGGCTTTGCTTCAGTTGTTAAAAGGAAGTGAGGCGTATAATTTCGGAGAATTCGGACACAATTCTGCAAAAAGCATTCATCTAATGACCGAACTGGAAAGGCGGGTTTATGCCGACAGAGCAACGTACCTTGGCGATCCGGATTTTTATGATGTTCCGGTTAAAATGTCGCTAGATAGAAATTATTTGAAAGGCCGGTTTGCAGATATTCGTATGGACGCCAAAACAGATTCTCATGATATTAAGGAAGGTGAGGTTGAAGTGATCGAAAGCACCGAGACAACACATTTTTCAATCGTCGACAAAGATCATAATGCCATTGCTATAACAACTACGCTGAACGGAATTTTTGGTTCGAAGGTGTACGTTGAAAAATCGGGATTCTTTTTAAACAACGAAATGGACGATTTTAGCGCAAAAACCGGTGTCCCCAATCAGTTCGGACTGGTAGGCGGCGAGGCAAATGCAATTGCTCCCGAAAAAAGAATGCTCAGTTCAATGACTCCTACTATTTTGGAAAAAGACGGAGAACTGTTTATGGTTGTTGGAACTCCGGGAGGATCTACGATCATAACTTCTGTGTATCAAGCCGTAATGAATGTAACCGAATTTGGGATGGATATTCAGGAGGCTATAAATGCGAAAAAAACACACCATCAGTGGTTGCCCGACTTGATTTTATATGAAAACAAGGGGCTTGATTCAACAGTGATACAGCAGTTGGAGCAACTTGGGCACACCATGCAGGAACGGGGCACACTTGGGCAATTGAATGCCGTAACTGTACTTTCCGATGGTAGTTTGCAGGGAGGATCTGATCCTCGCGCCGATAATACTGCTGTTGGCGTAAATTAG